In Musa acuminata AAA Group cultivar baxijiao chromosome BXJ3-9, Cavendish_Baxijiao_AAA, whole genome shotgun sequence, a single genomic region encodes these proteins:
- the LOC103996808 gene encoding ABC transporter G family member 36, whose product MEPSEVHRIASLRRNSSIWKRDDNIFSRSSRDEDDEEALKWAALEKLPTFDRVRRGILTLAEDGKQLQEVDVQRLGFQERKTLMERLVRVAEEDNERFLLKLKDRIDRVGIDLPTIEVRYEHLSIEAETHVGNRGLPTVFNSIANVLETAANYLHILPSRKKPLSILHDVNGIIKPRRMTLLLGPPGSGKTTLLLALAGKLSSDLKTSGKVTYNGHEMKEFVPQRTAAYISQYDLHIGEMTVRETLAFSARCQGVGTRYDMLTELARREKAANIKPDPDVDVFMKASAMKGQETNVTTDYILKILGLEVCADTMVGDEMLRGISGGQRKRVTTGEMLVGPARALFMDEISTGLDSSTTFQIVNSLRQTIHILGGTAVISLLQPAPETYDLFDDIILLSDGLIVYQGPREDVVEFFESMGFKCPERKGVADFLQEVTSRKDQQQYWSRQDEPYRYVPVREFAEAFQQFHIGRALAEELSVPFDKSKSHPAALTTTRYGVSKKEVLKANMARELLLMKRNSFVYIFKAVQLVIMAVIAMTVFLRTKMHRNDIDDGMIYNGALFYGIVTIMFNGFSELAMTIMKLPVFFKQRDLLFYPAWSYTIPGWILKIPIAFAEVAVWVFTTYYVIGFDPNVGRLFKQYLLLLVTNQMASGLFRTIGAVGRNMIVANTFGAFALLILLVLGGFILSREKVKKWWIWGYWISPLMYSQNAVSVNEFLGHSWSHITSNSNSTESLGVAILESRGVFPEARWYWIGFGATVGYVLLFNALFTLALTYLDPFGKSQPPLSEETLKEKHANLTGEVLENSSRGRRSVRHSASKKSASGIGRKSSSLGSMREAFEQNKKGMVLPFTPLSITFDDVRYSVDMPQEMKAQGVAEDRLELLKGVSGSFRPGVLTALMGVSGAGKTTLMDVLAGRKTGGYIEGDISISGYPKRQETFARISGYCEQNDIHSPHVTVHESLAYSAWLRLPSEVDSETRKMFVEEVMELVELTPLRDALVGLPGVDGLSTEQRKRLTIAVELVANPSIIFMDEPTSGLDARAAAIVMRAVRNTVDTGRTVVCTIHQPSIDIFEAFDELFLLKRGGEEIYVGPLGRDSSHLISYFEGINGISKIKDGYNPATWMLEVTSQSQENILGVNFNETYRNSELYRRNKSLIKDLSIPPAGSSDLYFPTQYSQSFPVQCMACLWKQHLSYWRNPPYTAVRFFFTTVVALLFGTIFWDLGRKTSTQQDLFNAIGSMYAAVLFMGIQNCSSVQPVVAVERTVFYREKAAGMYSALPYAFGQVAIELPYILIQSALYGVIVYAMIGFEWTVAKFFWYLFFMYFTLLYFTFYGMMAVGITPNHSIASIVSAFFYAIWNLFCGFIIPRPKIPVWWRWYYWACPVAWTLYGLAASQFGDIETVMTDKNLPVSEFLRSYFGFKHSFLGVVAAVVVAFPLMFAFLFAFSIKMLNFQKR is encoded by the exons ATGGAACCGAGCGAGGTGCACAGGATCGCGAGCTTGCGAAGGAATAGTTCGATATGGAAGAGGGATGATAACATCTTCTCGCGGTCGTCGCGAGACGAAGACGACGAGGAGGCCCTCAAGTGGGCCGCCCTCGAGAAGCTGCCCACCTTCGACCGCGTGCGCCGTGGCATCCTGACGCTGGCCGAGGATGGCAAGCAGCTGCAAGAGGTCGACGTCCAGCGGCTCGGCTTCCAGGAGAGGAAGACCCTCATGGAGCGCCTCGTTCGGGTCGCCGAGGAGGACAACGAGCGTTTCTTGCTCAAGCTCAAGGACCGTATCGACCG AGTTGGGATTGATCTTCCCACCATCGAAGTGCGGTATGAGCACCTAAGCATCGAAGCAGAGACACACGTTGGCAACAGAGGATTGCCTACCGTCTTCAATTCCATCGCTAACGTACTGGAG ACCGCCGCAAATTACTTGCATATACTACCGAGTAGAAAGAAACCTTTATCGATCCTTCATGACGTCAATGGAATCATCAAACCTCGCAG GATGACTTTGCTCTTAGGTCCTCCGGGATCAGGAAAAACTACACTGTTGTTGGCTTTGGCTGGAAAGCTCAGCTCTGATTTGAAG ACCTCCGGAAAAGTGACCTACAACGGTCATGAAATGAAAGAATTCGTCCCTCAGAGAACCGCTGCATACATCAGCCAGTATGATCTTCATATAGGGGAGATGACAGTCCGTGAAACATTAGCCTTCTCTGCGAGGTGCCAAGGAGTTGGCACTCGTTATG ATATGTTAACTGAGTTAGCTAGGAGAGAGAAGGCAGCAAACATCAAGCCAGATCCAGACGTCGATGTCTTCATGAAG GCATCTGCAATGAAAGGACAAGAAACCAATGTGACCACAGACTACATACTGAAG ATCCTGGGTTTGGAGGTCTGTGCTGACACGATGGTAGGAGATGAGATGCTGAGAGGCATCTCTGGTGGACAAAGGAAGCGTGTCACCACAG GTGAAATGCTTGTTGGACCTGCAAGAGCTCTGTTCATGGATGAGATATCGACTGGTCTGGATAGCTCAACGACTTTCCAGATAGTGAACTCGCTCAGGCAAACCATCCACATTCTTGGAGGGACTGCTGTTATCTCCCTGCTGCAGCCAGCACCGGAGACGTATGACCTTTTCGACGACATCATTCTTCTCTCCGATGGCCTGATCGTGTATCAAGGCCCTCGTGAAGATGTCGTCGAGTTCTTCGAGTCCATGGGCTTCAAGTGCCCAGAGAGGAAGGGTGTTGCGGACTTCCTGCAAGAA GTAACGTCGAGGAAGGATCAACAACAGTACTGGTCACGCCAGGATGAACCTTACAGATACGTGCCCGTTAGAGAATTTGCCGAGGCATTCCAACAATTCCATATTGGTCGGGCTTTAGCTGAAGAACTTTCTGTCCCGTTTGATAAGAGCAAGAGCCATCCTGCTGCTCTTACCACCACGAGATATGGGGTGAGCAAGAAGGAGGTGTTAAAAGCAAACATGGCCAGGGAACTATTGCTGATGAAGAGGAACTCGTTCGTCTACATCTTCAAGGCCGTTCAA CTTGTCATCATGGCGGTCATTGCGATGACGGTGTTTCTGCGTACTAAGATGCACCGGAACGATATAGATGACGGGATGATCTATAATGGCGCGCTTTTCTATGGGATAGTGACGATCATGTTCAACGGGTTCTCTGAACTTGCCATGACCATTATGAAGCTACCTGTTTTCTTCAAGCAGAGAGATCTCCTTTTCTATCCTGCATGGTCATACACGATACCCGGATGGATCCTTAAGATCCCCATTGCATTTGCTGAAGTTGCAGTGTGGGTTTTCACAACCTACTACGTCATTGGATTCGATCCAAATGTTGGAAG GCTGTTCAAGCAATACCTGCTGCTGCTGGTGACGAACCAGATGGCATCTGGACTCTTCCGCACCATCGGGGCCGTCGGGAGGAACATGATAGTGGCAAATACCTTCGGGGCTTTTGCTCTTCTCATTCTTCTGGTGCTTGGTGGCTTCATTCTTTCACGAG AGAAAGTAAAGAAATGGTGGATTTGGGGCTACTGGATCTCGCCGTTGATGTACTCCCAGAACGCAGTCTCAGTGAATGAATTCTTGGGGCACAGCTGGAGTCAT ATTACTTCGAATTCGAATTCAACAGAGTCGCTGGGAGTCGCAATTCTGGAGTCCCGTGGTGTCTTTCCCGAAGCCAGATGGTATTGGATTGGCTTTGGGGCTACGGTCGGCTACGTACTTCTCTTCAATGCTCTTTTCACTTTGGCTCTCACTTACCTCGATC CTTTTGGGAAATCTCAGCCACCTCTATCTGAAGAGACCTTAAAGGAGAAACACGCCAATCTAACCGGAGAAGTGTTGGAGAACTCGTCCAGAGGAAGAAGATCCGTGCGTCACTCTGCATCCAAGA AGAGCGCGAGTGGGATAGGGAGGAAGAGCAGCTCATTGGGTTCCATGAGGGAGGCCTTCGAACAGAACAAGAAGGGAATGGTCCTTCCGTTTACTCCACTGTCCATCACCTTCGACGACGTGAGGTACTCTGTGGACATGCCGCAG GAAATGAAAGCTCAAGGTGTGGCAGAAGACCGGTTGGAGCTGCTGAAGGGCGTCAGTGGATCTTTCAGGCCGGGAGTGCTTACAGCTCTAATGGGGGTGAGTGGAGCTGGCAAAACGACGCTGATGGATGTGCTGGCTGGGAGAAAGACAGGGGGATACATTGAAGGAGACATCAGCATATCTGGCTACCCCAAGAGGCAGGAGACCTTTGCTCGCATCTCGGGATACTGCGAACAGAACGACATCCACTCCCCTCATGTCACGGTTCACGAGTCTCTCGCCTACTCGGCGTGGCTCCGGTTACCTTCTGAGGTCGATTCTGAAACGAGGAAG ATGTTCGTGGAGGAAGTCATGGAGCTGGTAGAGCTGACGCCGCTGAGGGATGCACTCGTCGGGTTGCCGGGAGTAGATGGGTTATCGACCGAGCAACGGAAGAGGCTGACCATCGCTGTGGAGCTGGTCGCCAACCCATCCATCATATTCATGGATGAACCCACCTCTGGGCTCGACGCAAGGGCCGCCGCCATTGTCATGAGAGCCGTGAGGAACACAGTGGACACCGGAAGGACTGTGGTGTGTACCATTCACCAACCCAGCATCGACATATTTGAAGCTTTCGATGAG CTCTTCTTATTAAAGCGTGGCGGGGAAGAGATATATGTGGGCCCGCTCGGTCGTGATTCTTCCCATCTGATTAGCTATTTTGAG GGAATCAATGGTATCAGTAAGATCAAAGATGGTTACAACCCCGCGACATGGATGCTGGAAGTGACTTCGCAGTCACAAGAAAATATACTGGGCGTCAATTTCAATGAGACATACAGGAATTCGGAGCTGTATCG GAGGAACAAGAGCTTGATAAAGGATCTCAGCATTCCTCCTGCTGGTTCGAGCGACCTCTACTTCCCCACCCAGTACTCGCAGTCATTTCCCGTACAATGCATGGCGTGCCTGTGGAAGCAGCACTTGTCGTACTGGAGGAATCCGCCGTACACCGCCGTGAGGTTCTTCTTCACCACCGTCGTAGCTCTTCTGTTCGGCACCATATTCTGGGACCTGGGCCGCAAAAC GTCCACTCAGCAAGATCTGTTCAATGCGATAGGTTCGATGTATGCCGCGGTCCTGTTCATGGGGATACAGAACTGTTCATCGGTTCAGCCGGTGGTGGCAGTCGAACGAACGGTCTTTTACAGGGAGAAAGCGGCTGGAATGTACTCCGCTTTGCCTTACGCGTTCGGACAA GTGGCGATTGAGCTTCCATACATTCTGATTCAGTCCGCCCTATATGGTGTGATCGTCTACGCGATGATTGGATTCGAGTGGACTGTTGCAAAGTTCTTTTGGTACTTGTTCTTCATGTACTTCACTCTCCTCTACTTCACATTCTACGGGATGATGGCGGTGGGTATCACTCCCAATCACAGCATCGCCTCCATCGTTTCCGCTTTCTTCTACGCAATATGGAACCTTTTCTGTGGATTCATTATTCCGCGGCCG AAAATCCCGGTGTGGTGGAGATGGTATTACTGGGCGTGTCCCGTAGCTTGGACCTTGTATGGTCTAGCCGCCTCACAGTTCGGTGATATAGAGACTGTCATGACTGACAAGAATCTGCCGGTGTCGGAGTTCTTGAGGAGTTATTTTGGATTCAAACATAGCTTCTTGGGGGTGGTGGCTGCGGTGGTGGTGGCGTTTCCTTTGATGTTTGCTTTCCTCTttgcattttccatcaagatgcTCAACTTCCAGAAGAGATGA
- the LOC135649517 gene encoding auxin-responsive protein IAA1-like isoform X2: MSTTETGNSSTTESAVSGLDYEETQLTLAPPGGSRSELERKRGFSEGLGLSLETKDFLSGSSDEPPISGAGEPSAAKAQVVGWPPVRSFRRNVLKSCTYVKVAVDGTPYLRKVDLEAYAGYQQLLTALEEMFTCFTARNYPNERRLVDPVNGTEYVPTYEDKDGDWMLIGDVPWKMFVASCKRLRLMKSSEAVDLGCITAR; encoded by the exons ATGTCGACGACGGAGACAGGGAATAGCTCGACGACGGAGTCGGCGGTGTCCGGGCTCGACTACGAGGAAACGCAGCTGACGCTCGCCCCGCCGGGGGGCTCTAGATCCGAGCTCGAGAGGAAGCGCGGCTTCTCGGAGGGCCTTGGTCTCAGCCTCGAGACCAAGGATTTCTTGTCGGGTTCTTCCGATGAGCCCCCCATTTCCGGTGCCGGGGAGCCTTCCGCAGCCAA GGCACAGGTGGTGGGGTGGCCGCCGGTGAGGTCCTTCAGGCGGAACGTCCTGAAGAGCTGCACCTACGTGAAGGTGGCCGTCGACGGGACGCCCTACCTTCGTAAGGTTGACCTCGAGGCATACGCAGGATACCAGCAGCTGCTGACAGCCCTCGAGGAGATGTTCACCTGCTTCACCGCCC GTAACTATCCCAACGAGAGGAGGCTGGTTGATCCTGTGAACGGGACAGAGTACGTTCCAACTTACGAGGACAAGGATGGTGACTGGATGCTTATCGGTGATGTCCCTTGGAA GATGTTTGTTGCTTCATGCAAACGACTTCGGTTGATGAAAAGCTCAGAAGCTGTCGATTTAG GTTGCATCACTGCGAGGTGA
- the LOC135649517 gene encoding auxin-responsive protein IAA1-like isoform X1 — MSTTETGNSSTTESAVSGLDYEETQLTLAPPGGSRSELERKRGFSEGLGLSLETKDFLSGSSDEPPISGAGEPSAAKAQVVGWPPVRSFRRNVLKSCTYVKVAVDGTPYLRKVDLEAYAGYQQLLTALEEMFTCFTARNYPNERRLVDPVNGTEYVPTYEDKDGDWMLIGDVPWKMFVASCKRLRLMKSSEAVDLAPRTPTGCITAR, encoded by the exons ATGTCGACGACGGAGACAGGGAATAGCTCGACGACGGAGTCGGCGGTGTCCGGGCTCGACTACGAGGAAACGCAGCTGACGCTCGCCCCGCCGGGGGGCTCTAGATCCGAGCTCGAGAGGAAGCGCGGCTTCTCGGAGGGCCTTGGTCTCAGCCTCGAGACCAAGGATTTCTTGTCGGGTTCTTCCGATGAGCCCCCCATTTCCGGTGCCGGGGAGCCTTCCGCAGCCAA GGCACAGGTGGTGGGGTGGCCGCCGGTGAGGTCCTTCAGGCGGAACGTCCTGAAGAGCTGCACCTACGTGAAGGTGGCCGTCGACGGGACGCCCTACCTTCGTAAGGTTGACCTCGAGGCATACGCAGGATACCAGCAGCTGCTGACAGCCCTCGAGGAGATGTTCACCTGCTTCACCGCCC GTAACTATCCCAACGAGAGGAGGCTGGTTGATCCTGTGAACGGGACAGAGTACGTTCCAACTTACGAGGACAAGGATGGTGACTGGATGCTTATCGGTGATGTCCCTTGGAA GATGTTTGTTGCTTCATGCAAACGACTTCGGTTGATGAAAAGCTCAGAAGCTGTCGATTTAG CTCCAAGAACACCCACAGGTTGCATCACTGCGAGGTGA